A region of Bremerella alba DNA encodes the following proteins:
- a CDS encoding cellulase family glycosylhydrolase, whose protein sequence is MKVTFAILFALILAPFASLAQEPLPRIVVSNDGKDFRQEGADKPFYVWGVNYDHNRDGKLIEDYWHDDWKVIEEDFDEIKSLGANVVRVHLQLPRFMKSANESNEKNLKKLTDLVKLAEDKELYLNLTGLGCYHKQDVPTWYDELKEADRWQVQANFWKAIAKACRDSAAVFCYDLMNEPVLGGGAKTDQWLVGEPLGGKYFVQRITIDAAGRDNKEIAAAWVKKLADAIREVDQHTLITVGAIPWAQVWPNAKPVFYSPEVSGPLDFVSVHFYPEKDKVDQAISALKVYDIGKPLVIEEFFPLKCSVEEAVQFLAEARPITDGVTSFYWGTTQEEYEEEGSMQGAILARWLERFQALTQAEATQ, encoded by the coding sequence ATGAAAGTTACGTTTGCAATTCTCTTTGCGTTGATCCTGGCCCCCTTCGCTTCGCTTGCCCAGGAACCGTTACCTCGGATCGTTGTTTCAAATGACGGAAAAGACTTTCGCCAAGAAGGGGCAGACAAACCCTTCTACGTCTGGGGGGTCAACTACGACCACAACCGAGACGGCAAGCTGATCGAGGACTATTGGCACGACGATTGGAAAGTAATCGAAGAAGATTTTGATGAGATCAAATCGCTGGGTGCCAACGTGGTGCGGGTTCACTTGCAGCTTCCCAGGTTTATGAAGTCAGCCAACGAGTCCAACGAAAAAAATCTCAAAAAGCTAACCGACTTGGTGAAGTTGGCCGAAGACAAAGAGCTTTACCTGAATCTCACCGGGCTCGGGTGTTACCACAAGCAGGACGTGCCTACGTGGTATGACGAACTTAAGGAGGCCGACCGCTGGCAGGTGCAGGCCAATTTTTGGAAAGCGATCGCCAAGGCCTGTCGCGATAGCGCGGCCGTTTTCTGCTACGACTTGATGAACGAACCGGTGCTCGGTGGCGGAGCCAAGACCGATCAGTGGTTGGTGGGTGAACCGCTAGGGGGCAAGTATTTCGTCCAACGGATTACCATCGACGCCGCCGGTCGCGACAACAAAGAGATTGCCGCAGCCTGGGTGAAAAAGCTGGCCGATGCGATCCGCGAAGTCGACCAGCACACGCTTATCACGGTGGGCGCTATCCCGTGGGCTCAGGTATGGCCCAATGCCAAGCCAGTATTTTACAGCCCCGAAGTGAGCGGACCACTCGATTTCGTCAGCGTGCATTTCTACCCCGAGAAGGACAAGGTCGACCAAGCAATCAGTGCTCTTAAGGTCTACGATATTGGAAAGCCGCTGGTGATCGAAGAGTTCTTTCCCTTGAAGTGCTCTGTCGAGGAGGCCGTGCAGTTTCTCGCCGAGGCCAGGCCCATTACCGACGGTGTTACCAGCTTTTATTGGGGAACCACTCAAGAGGAATACGAAGAAGAGGGCTCTATGCAAGGAGCCATTCTCGCGAGATGGCTCGAGCGT